TTAGCGCCTCAAAAGGGTTGGGAAATCAAAAAAATAATTTTTACGAGGTTCCAGTTGTTCATGAAGCGACTCTTGGAAGAATTGTTGATTTGATTAAATCGTTTAAAGAAAGTCGTTCATCATTAACAATAGCTAATATGGCAGATGGATTTGAGAAGAAATTATACAGTACTTACTTAAGTTATTTGCCTCAAGAAAATTTTTCATATCCCTTGAAGATGAATGTTGACCAAAGAGGCTCTTTTACTGAGATTTTGAGAACGCCTGATAGAGGGCAAGTCTCTATTAATATTTCAAAAGCGGGTATTACTAAGGGAAATCATTGGCACCATACTAAGAATGAAAAATTTGTAGTTGTCAGTGGTGAAGGTGTTATTCGATTTCGACCGCTCGATTCAAAAGAAGTAATTGAATATAAAGTGAGTGGAGAAAAAATAGAGGTCGTTGATATCCCTGTTGGTTATACTCACAATATTGAAAATATTGGTGAGACAGACTTAGTAACGCTTATGTGGGTAAATGAACCGTTTAATCCTGAGCAACCAGATACATATTTCTTGGAGGTATAAACTAAAAAATGAAAAAATTAAAAGTTATGACTGTTGTCGGAACACGACCAGAAATCATTCGCTTAGCTGCAGTCATTAATAAATTGGAAGAATCAGAGGCGATTGAACACATTCTCGTTCATACTGGACAAAATTATGACTACGAATTAAATGAAGTATTCTTTAACGACTTTCATTTAAGAAAACCAGATTATTTCTTAAATGCAGCAACTGGAACGGCAGTAGAAACAATTGGAAATATCTTAGTGAAGATTGACCCTATTTTAGAAGAAGTTCAACCCGAAGCTATGTTAGTTTTAGGCGATACAAACAGTTGCTTATGTGCTATTGCAGCAAAAAGAAGACATATTCCTATTTTTCATATGGAAGCAGGAAACCGTTGCTTTGATCAGCGTGTTCCAGAAGAAACAAACCGAAAAATTGTTGATCATACAGCAGATATTAACCTGACTTATAGTGATATTGCTAGAGAATATCTTTTGGCAGAAGGATTACCAGCAGATCAAATTATTAAAACAGGTAGTCCAATGTTTGAAGTATTAAACTCTAGAAAAGCAGATATTGAAGCTTCAGATGTACTATCTCGTTTGAATTTAGATAAGGGACACTACTTTTTAATTTCTGCCCATAGGGAAGAAAATATTAATTCAGAAAAGAACTTTAATGGACTTGTAGAGACGTTAAATGCTATTGCAGAGCAATACGATATGCCTGTTATTGTCAGTACACATCCTCGTACTCGAAATAAAATTGAAGAAAAAGGAATTAAATTCCACAGCAATGTTCAATTAATGAAACCCTTAGGGTTCAATGATTACAATCATTTACAAGTACATTCTAAAGCCGTGTTAAGTGATAGTGGTACAATTAGCGAAGAATCTTCTATTTTAGGATTTAGAGCGTTAAATATTAGAGAAGCTCATGAAAGACCAGAAGCGATGGAAGAAGCTAGTGTGATGATGGTTGGCTTAAACAAAAATAGAATTATGCAAGGACTATTAGTACTTGACACACAGGAAAAAGAAACATTACGTTTGGTGGCAGATTACAGTATGCCGAATGTTTCTGAAAAAGTATTAAGAATTATCTTATCTTATACAGACTATGTGAAACGAGTAGTTTGGAGAGAATGCTAATGAAAAAGAAAGTTCTAATTTTTGCTCCTTTCTTTACACCAAGTGTAAAGGGAGGAGGTCCTATTGTTTCTACTAAGAACTTAGTAGAGAATCTTTCTAGTGACCTTGATTTCTACATTTGTACTTCAGATAGAGATCTAGGTGATTCTAAACCATTTTCGAATATTAACAACGACATCTGGATGAATGTAGGAAATGCAAAAGTAAGATATTTAAATAGAAAAGATTTAAATCTGGCTAAAGTTATTGAGATAATGAAATTAGAAGAATTTGATCATTTCTACTTAAATAGTTTCTTTGATTTCCACTTTAGTATATTGCCAGTTATCGCAAAAAGAATAAGTAATAGAATTAAAGGAACCATTGTTCTAGCTCCTAGAGGTGAATTCTCTCCAGGAGCTTTAAGTCTTAAAGCTACAAAGAAGAGACTATATATTAACTTTTTTAAAAATTTAGGGTTTTCTAAGTCAATCAGTTGGCATGCAACTGCAGACACAGAAAAAAATCATATTGAAAAAATCATGGGAAATCAAACTCGTATTAAGGTTGCTAGTAATTTAACAGCTAATTACTCTCATTTAGATTATTCAAAAAAACTTATAAAAAATAGCAATGAATGTAAATTCATATTTATTTCTAGAATACATCCTATGAAAAACTTATTAGGAGCACTAACTTATTTGAAAAATGTAAAAGGAAATGTTCTGTTTTCTATTTATGGTCCTATTGAGGATGACGAATACTGGACAGAATGTCAGATGTATATTAAAAAATTACCTTCAAATGTAAAGGTTGTTTATAAAGGTATTTTGAAACATTTTGAAATCTTTGAGAAGTTTCAAGAAAACCATTTCTTTCTACTTCCCACATATGGAGAAAATTTCGGACATGTTATTTCGGAAGCTCTTGTTGGAGGGTGCCCTGTTATTATTAGCGACCAAACACCATGGCTTCAATTAGAAGAAAAAAATGTAGGTTGGGATATTGCTCTTGGAGAAAAAGATAGATTTATTTCAGCTATAAATGAAGCAATAAAAATGAGCAATGAAGACTATCAAATAATATCTCATAAAGCCTTTGAATATGGTAAAGAAAAATCGACAAATAAAGATAGCATTATGAAAACCTTAAGTTTATTTGAAATTTAAACACTAAGTCATAAAATAGATAAATATGTGATAAAGTAAGTAAGATTTAAGGAGGGATATTATAATGTTAGAGCGAAAAAAAATTCTTCATATTATGAGTGGGTATGGTGGCGGAATATCGTCTCACATCAGAAATTTAGCTCAAGTTGTAGACCCAGAGAAAATTTCTTTTGATGTTATTGGATTCACCGATTATACAGATGAGTTTCTAGAAGAAATAGCTCTACTAAATGGTAAGGCATTAACATTTCTTAAACCTAAAAAAGTAGGATTTAGAAAATTTTACAAACATGCAATTGAAATGTTAAAAGAAAATGGCCCATATGATGTGATTCAATGTCATACTTCTGGGCACTATGCCCTTGTTTTTAAAATGATGGCCCTTCAATTAAAGGTAAATCGATTTATTGTACATGCTCATAAAACACAGTATGACAATATGGATAGCTTTAAAGATAAAATAAGAGTGAAGCTAGATCAATATATATCGCGCTATACAGCTGATCAGTTAACATCATGTAGCAGTGAGTCTTCAAATTTTGTTTTTGGAGAAGACGTTGTTAAAAAAAATAAAGTTATGCATATACCTAACAGTATTCCATTAAATAAATATATGTTGCAGATGACTGATAAAGAAATCATTCAATTTAAAACGGTAAATGATATTCCAACGGATCGATTAATACTTGGAAATATAGGTCGATTCAATCTTCAAAAAAATCATTATTTCATGGTTAAGTTGATTAAATATTTAGCAGAAAATAACCAAGAATTTATGTGGTTGTTTGTAGGTGCCGGAGAACTAGAAGATGAAATCAAAAAATTAATAGAGGAAAGTAACCTCTCAGAGTATGTCATGTTCTTGGGAAGAAGAGAAGACGCTAATATTTTGTACCAAATTTTTGATGTCTTTGTTTTACCCTCATTTTACGAAGGTCTTCCTACAGTTATTGTAGAAACTCAAGCAGCAGGTATACCTGCTGTTATTGCAGATACAATCACTAAAGAAGTAGATTTAGGCTTAAATCTTGTTTCATATCTGCCTTTAGAAGCATCTTTAGGAGAATGGGAAGATGAAATTCTCAGAGTGAGTAAAGAAGAGTTACCAACAGTTGAAGAACGTAAATCAGCGCTCGATGAAAAAGCGTTTAATAATGTTATAGCTGGTAAATTGTATGAAGATTTTATTTTTAAAAAAATAAGTACATTTAAAATTGGAGAAAGCTACACAAAATAAATATATGTAAGAAAAAGGCTGGGA
This genomic interval from Jeotgalibaca arthritidis contains the following:
- the wecB gene encoding non-hydrolyzing UDP-N-acetylglucosamine 2-epimerase, whose translation is MKKLKVMTVVGTRPEIIRLAAVINKLEESEAIEHILVHTGQNYDYELNEVFFNDFHLRKPDYFLNAATGTAVETIGNILVKIDPILEEVQPEAMLVLGDTNSCLCAIAAKRRHIPIFHMEAGNRCFDQRVPEETNRKIVDHTADINLTYSDIAREYLLAEGLPADQIIKTGSPMFEVLNSRKADIEASDVLSRLNLDKGHYFLISAHREENINSEKNFNGLVETLNAIAEQYDMPVIVSTHPRTRNKIEEKGIKFHSNVQLMKPLGFNDYNHLQVHSKAVLSDSGTISEESSILGFRALNIREAHERPEAMEEASVMMVGLNKNRIMQGLLVLDTQEKETLRLVADYSMPNVSEKVLRIILSYTDYVKRVVWREC
- a CDS encoding capsular polysaccharide biosynthesis protein CapF, which gives rise to MKILITGANGFIGRNLVAHLKATSDDTLFLYDKETDPMLLDTYCKEAEFVFHLAGVNRPEVEEEFMEGNFGFTSILLEALKKYENKAPVMISSSIQAELDNPYGRSKQAGEKLLRDYGNETGARVFIYRFPNVFGKWCRPNYNSAVATFCHNIARDLPITINDPSVLMQLVYIDDVVSELISASKGLGNQKNNFYEVPVVHEATLGRIVDLIKSFKESRSSLTIANMADGFEKKLYSTYLSYLPQENFSYPLKMNVDQRGSFTEILRTPDRGQVSINISKAGITKGNHWHHTKNEKFVVVSGEGVIRFRPLDSKEVIEYKVSGEKIEVVDIPVGYTHNIENIGETDLVTLMWVNEPFNPEQPDTYFLEV
- a CDS encoding glycosyltransferase, with amino-acid sequence MLERKKILHIMSGYGGGISSHIRNLAQVVDPEKISFDVIGFTDYTDEFLEEIALLNGKALTFLKPKKVGFRKFYKHAIEMLKENGPYDVIQCHTSGHYALVFKMMALQLKVNRFIVHAHKTQYDNMDSFKDKIRVKLDQYISRYTADQLTSCSSESSNFVFGEDVVKKNKVMHIPNSIPLNKYMLQMTDKEIIQFKTVNDIPTDRLILGNIGRFNLQKNHYFMVKLIKYLAENNQEFMWLFVGAGELEDEIKKLIEESNLSEYVMFLGRREDANILYQIFDVFVLPSFYEGLPTVIVETQAAGIPAVIADTITKEVDLGLNLVSYLPLEASLGEWEDEILRVSKEELPTVEERKSALDEKAFNNVIAGKLYEDFIFKKISTFKIGESYTK
- a CDS encoding glycosyltransferase, producing MKKKVLIFAPFFTPSVKGGGPIVSTKNLVENLSSDLDFYICTSDRDLGDSKPFSNINNDIWMNVGNAKVRYLNRKDLNLAKVIEIMKLEEFDHFYLNSFFDFHFSILPVIAKRISNRIKGTIVLAPRGEFSPGALSLKATKKRLYINFFKNLGFSKSISWHATADTEKNHIEKIMGNQTRIKVASNLTANYSHLDYSKKLIKNSNECKFIFISRIHPMKNLLGALTYLKNVKGNVLFSIYGPIEDDEYWTECQMYIKKLPSNVKVVYKGILKHFEIFEKFQENHFFLLPTYGENFGHVISEALVGGCPVIISDQTPWLQLEEKNVGWDIALGEKDRFISAINEAIKMSNEDYQIISHKAFEYGKEKSTNKDSIMKTLSLFEI